One Setaria italica strain Yugu1 chromosome I, Setaria_italica_v2.0, whole genome shotgun sequence DNA window includes the following coding sequences:
- the LOC101777330 gene encoding plasma membrane-associated cation-binding protein 1-like, with product MDIWKSKVLPKIKLVFAKSGGKKAAAAAELLKSFDESKEGINGEFEEKKEDLQPKVVEIYESAPAPLKVLIKERGKVSGIKKNSAAITKFFEDLAKIEFPGAKQVSEGISKVGPALLSGPIFATFEKVSTLLPAAAEEAAAEEKDAAAAATEEAAAEKKDAAAVEEKKEEAPAGEKKEEAAPAAEEEKKEEAAPAAATEETAAETAPAADAAAAEPAAEAAPAPEAAAEAAVTPAAEPEAAAEAAVTPAAA from the exons ATGGATATCTGGAAGTCCAAGGTGCTGCCCAAGATCAAGCTCGTCTTCGCCAAGTCCGGCGGCaagaaggccgccgccgccgccgagctcctcAAGTCCTTCGACGAGTCCAAG GAGGGGATCAATGGCGAGttcgaggagaagaaggaggatCTCCAGCCTAAGGTCGTCGAGATCTACGAGTCTGCTCCTGCCCCGCTCAAG GTTCTGATCAAGGAGAGGGGCAAGGTGTCCGGGATCAAGAAGAACTCGGCCGCCATCACCAAATTCTTCGAGGATCTGGCCAAGATCG AGTTCCCTGGCGCCAAGCAAGTGAGCGAGGGCATCTCCAAGGTCGGCCCGGCCCTGCTGTCCGGCCCCATCTTCGCCACGTTCGAGAAGGTCTCCACGCtgctccctgccgccgccgaggaggcagCAGCCGAGGagaaggacgccgccgccgccgccaccgaggaGGCAGCAGCCGAGAAGAAGGACGCCGCCGCTGTCgaggagaagaaagaggaagccCCGGCCGgcgagaagaaggaagaggcgGCTCCTgcagcggaggaggagaagaaagaagaggcgGCTCCGGCTGCAGCCACCGAGGAGACCGCGGCCGAGACTGCACCCGCTGCCGATGCAGCTGCCGCGGAGCCCgctgcggaggcggcgccggcgcccgagGCAGCGGCGGAAGCTGCGGTCACCCCAGCAGCCGAgccggaggcagcggcggaaGCTGCGGTCACCCCAGCAGCCGCCTAG